AACTTCTATCTTGACAAAGCTGGAGGGGCACGTTGCCACGTGCCCCTCCAGTAAGGGCGATTCGCGAATCGTCCTTGCAAAAGGAGGAGGTTGGGGCGAATAATTATTCGCCCCTACTAAAGAGACTCTACCCATAAATACTAACGTGACAAGGCACTAGATCCTTTACCAGCATCGAGTATCGAGCATCGAGCATCCAGCATCCAGCATCCAGCATCGAGCATCGAGCATCGAGCATCGAGCATCGAGCATCGAGCATCGAGCATCCAGTATCGAGCATCCAGCATCGAGGATCGAGCATCGAGTTGCAGCGGGAAGCCGCCCTATGAAGTATATAGAATGTATATCTCATCTTCAAATTGAAGACCTCAGAAAGATAATAGAGGTGAATAATATAAAATGCAGCTCGCCTTCCAGGGCCGTTATTATGAAACAAATCTTGGCGCATTTTACTGATCGAGAATTCTTAAAGCGCCTTTTAAACAGGTTTGAACCGATAGAGAGGACTGCCCTGGCGCTTCTCATTTTTTTTTCAGATAAGGATGGGGTTGAGTCGACAAGGTATGATTTATCCATAGGCAGGTTAAGAAAAGGAAGAGGCAAAAGAGTTAAGGAGATTATTGAATCCCTTATCCAGAGCGGCTTAGTCTTTATCCGTGATCTGAATTATTATCGTCAGGCCTACTTTATCCCTGATGATTTGAAATCTTTGCTGGTTGAGCCACTTATGGAAGGGGTGGCGGATCGATTGAAGACGGTTGAGACAGAGCCTCCATTTACTGTGGATGATGGTCTGGCCTTAGAACGAGACATCTTTACCTTTCTGGCCCATGTCAAACGAGGGGGCGTCAGATTAACCCAGGCCGGGGAGATATTTAAGCGAAGGAAAGAAAATATCCTGGCTGATTTTGAGAGGAAAGAAGATATTAGGACAATTTACTATCATTATCCCACTTACCCT
The sequence above is drawn from the bacterium genome and encodes:
- a CDS encoding phosphotransferase — translated: MLDARYWMLDARCSMLDARCSMLDAGCWMLDARCSILDAGKGSSALSR